The following coding sequences lie in one Oryza sativa Japonica Group mitochondrion, complete genome genomic window:
- the orf490 gene encoding orf490 (part of copia-like retrotransposon), with product MDEEYGALMRNNTWHLVPATQGRNLIDCKWVYKIKRKADGTIDRYKARLVAKGFKQRYGIDYEETFSPVVKAATIRLILSLAVSNGWSLRQLDVQNAFLHGVLEEDVYMRQPPGYEDKSKLDYVCKLDKALYGLRHAPRAWFSRLSMKLQNLGFQPSKADASLFFYKKGTISIFVLIYVDDIIVASSCEKATSALLQDLKEEFALKDLGALHYFLGIEVNKVHDGIILTQEKYATDLLKRVGMHGCKEINTPLSTTDKLLAKEGEPLGAEDSTRYRSIVGALQYLTLTRPDIAFPVNKVCQYLHAPTSLHWTAVKRILRYLKGSLGLGLRICKSDSTLVSAFSDADWAGCPDDRKSTGGFAVFLGANLISWNAWKQATVSRSSTEAEYKALANATAEIISVQTLLKERGIAQPRAACLWCDNIGATSLSANPVFHARTKHIEVDYHFVRERVSQGLLDIRFVPSGDQVADGFTCNRPRRQYIQGGLHCGG from the coding sequence ATGGATGAAGAGTATGGTGCTTTAATGCGTAATAACACATGGCACTTGGTTCCCGCAACTCAGGGACGCAATCTGATTGATTGCAAATGGGTTTATAAGATAAAAAGGAAGGCTGATGGTACTATTGATCGGTACAAGGCTCGTTTGGTTGCTAAAGGGTTTAAGCAACGTTATGGTATTGACTACGAAGAGACTTTCAGTCCTGTAGTCAAGGCGGCCACAATTAGACTAATATTGTCACTAGCAGTCTCTAATGGATGGTCTTTGCGACAGCTAGATGTTCAAAATGCTTTTCTTCATGGAGTTCTTGAAGAAGATGTTTATATGCGTCAGCCACCTGGTTATGAAGACAAGTCAAAGTTGGATTATGTGTGTAAATTAGATAAAGCACTCTATGGTCTCAGGCATGCACCAAGAGCATGGTTTTCCAGACTAAGCATGAAATTGCAGAATCTTGGATTTCAACCGTCAAAAGCAGATGCTTCGCTCTTCTTTTACAAGAAAGGTACAATCTCCATATTTGTGTTGATATATGTTGATGACATCATTGTTGCTAGTTCTTGTGAAAAAGCAACTTCGGCATTACTTCAAGATTTGAAAGAAGAATTTGCCCTTAAGGATCTTGGTGCGTTGCACTATTTCTTGGGCATAGAAGTTAATAAAGTTCATGATGGAATTATCTTGACTCAAGAGAAGTATGCTACTGATCTGTTAAAACGTGTCGGCATGCATGGCTGCAAGGAGATCAATACACCGTTATCAACAACAGATAAATTATTGGCGAAAGAAGGTGAGCCTCTAGGTGCGGAGGACTCTACAAGGTATCGAAGTATTGTTGGTGCGTTACAGTACTTGACATTGACCAGACCGGATATAGCTTTTCCGGTAAATAAAGTTTGCCAATATCTACATGCTCCCACTTCATTGCACTGGACAGCAGTTAAGCGCATATTGAGATATCTCAAAGGATCCTTGGGACTTGGTCTTCGAATTTGCAAGTCAGATTCAACTCTAGTAAGTGCGTTCTCAGATGCTGATTGGGCAGGATGTCCAGATGATCGCAAGTCCACTGGAGGGTTTGCAGTATTCTTGGGAGCTAATCTGATTTCTTGGAATGCTTGGAAGCAGGCAACTGTTTCAAGATCAAGTACCGAAGCAGAATACAAAGCCTTGGCAAATGCTACTGCAGAAATTATTTCGGTTCAAACCTTACTCAAGGAACGCGGCATAGCTCAGCCGCGGGCTGCATGCTTGTGGTGTGACAATATTGGTGCGACCTCCTTATCAGCAAATCCAGTCTTCCATGCGCGAACTAAGCACATAGAAGTGGATTACCACTTTGTGCGTGAACGAGTGTCTCAAGGGTTGCTGGATATTCGGTTTGTTCCTTCAGGAGATCAAGTAGCAGATGGCTTCACCTGTAACCGACCTAGAAGGCAATATATACAAGGCGGCCTCCATTGTGGAGGTTAA
- the orf258 gene encoding orf258 (part of reverse transcriptase): protein MKPLGRMTDDPVQLVADLMLQNTNQWDVEKVQRIFFPLDAAAILNMPRPRTEQDDFWAWAWDRTGIFTVRSAYRELIQRCGLSEPATGSSTGDEATWKALWRLRIMPKIRVFWWRVVKNLLPCAAELRRSHMKEISNCPLCGNDNETKFHALVECEHAKLFWSAAQDLFDLKMPRLNPATWSRDVLDADIMSKREAAIAVSVMWTIWGSRNSYNHGDVKYQPLSSVELVDELINLWRFQLRRTHRLWFRSGLDLLWDG from the coding sequence ATGAAGCCGTTAGGGAGAATGACTGATGATCCAGTTCAGTTAGTTGCCGATCTCATGTTGCAGAATACAAACCAATGGGATGTGGAGAAGGTGCAGCGGATTTTCTTTCCGTTGGATGCGGCTGCTATTCTGAACATGCCAAGGCCGAGAACAGAGCAAGATGATTTTTGGGCTTGGGCATGGGACAGAACGGGCATATTTACGGTGAGATCTGCGTACAGGGAACTCATTCAGCGCTGTGGCCTGTCTGAACCTGCTACGGGATCGTCCACGGGTGACGAGGCTACCTGGAAAGCACTGTGGAGACTCCGGATAATGCCTAAGATAAGAGTGTTCTGGTGGCGGGTGGTGAAAAATTTGCTACCCTGTGCTGCTGAACTCCGCAGAAGCCATATGAAAGAAATAAGTAATTGTCCTCTCTGTGGCAATGACAATGAAACAAAGTTTCATGCATTAGTCGAGTGTGAGCATGCAAAATTGTTTTGGAGTGCGGCTCAGGATCTTTTTGATCTCAAGATGCCACGGTTAAACCCAGCTACATGGTCGCGGGACGTGTTGGATGCAGATATCATGAGCAAACGGGAGGCGGCAATTGCAGTCTCTGTAATGTGGACCATCTGGGGGAGCCGAAACAGCTACAACCATGGCGATGTCAAGTACCAGCCGTTGAGTTCTGTTGAATTGGTTGATGAGCTCATTAATCTCTGGAGATTCCAGCTCAGGAGGACCCATCGGCTGTGGTTCAGAAGTGGGCTCGACCTGCTTTGGGATGGATGA